GCCAGAAGGGAATATCTCCCTAATTTCACCCTTGCTGCACAGCAGGATTACGGTACAATCAATGGTCAGAACGGACCGCTTTCTGCTTTAGGTGGATTAAGCACGGCCTCGTCTGGTCCTGCATTAGCCAGGCAAAACTGGAATGCTGCTTTTGGTGCACTCTATCTCAGTAATATAAACTGGGATTTTTTTAGTTTCGGAAGGATCCGTGAAAAGATCAAAGTTTCGAAAGAAATCCTTAAAAGGGATAAGAATGATCTGAATCAGGAGATTTTTCAGCATGAAGTACGGGTCTCGGCTGCTTATCTGAATTTACTGGCAGCTCAAAGACTAACCAGGTCTCAGCAAAAGAACCTGGAAAGAGCGGTTGTATTTAAAAATAATGCGGCTCTGCGTGCGAAAAATGGCTTGATTGCGGGTGTAGATTCTTCATTGGCTGTTGCTGAAGTTTCGAACGCCAGAATTGCATTGACCAAAGCAATTGATCTGGAACAGGAGCAGGCCAATAAACTGGGCATCTTAATGGGGGTTACAGCAACTGCTTTTAAAGTAGATACAGCTTTAATCAATCATGTGCCTCAGTCAATTTTACGCACAGATACCAATGTGAATTTTAAAGAACATCCTTTGTTGAAATACTACAGGAACAGAATTGATGTAAGTAATCAGCAGTTGAATTATTATAAAAAACTAGCTTATCCTACATTTTCTTTCATTGGGGTATTTCAGGGCAGAGGTTCAGGATTTGATACTAATTATCCGAATGACCTGAATGCCTACTCGCATAGTTATGGTGATGGAATTAATCCAACCCGTGGTAACTATTTGTTTGGTGTTGGGCTGACCTGGAATTTAACTACTATTTTACGTAATTCTCCGCAGGTTAAAGCACAGCGTTATATTTCAAGTGGTCTGGAAAACGAGTATGAACTGATTGATCAGCAATTACATGCTCAGCTGCTGCTGGCAGAAAGTAAGATTAAAAATGCCATGGACAATTATAATGAGGCGCCGGTACAGGTTAAGGCTGCGAGTGAAGCTTATCTGCAAAAAAGCACCTTGTATAAGAATGGACTGACTACAATTGTAGATCTGACACAGGCTCTTTATGCATTGAACAGGGCCGAAACAGATCGCGATATTGCTTATACGAATGTATGGCAGGCTCTATTGCTGAAATCGGCCGCAACGGGCGATTATAATCTATTTATTAACGAATTTTAAGCCGCTACCCTGATATGAATTTAATACGTTTTGCATTGCGGAAACCCATTTCTATAATGGTGTTTGTTGCCGGATTACTGTTCTTTGGTATTAGCTCCATGACCAGTATCAAAGTGGATATTTTGCCGCAGATGAATTTGCCGGTGATCTATATTGCACACCCGTTTGGTGGATATACACCTACACAAATGGAGTCTTATTTTGCTAAGAACTATGTGAATGTACTGCTTTTTGCCAATGGGATAAAGAGTATTGAAACTAAAAATACACAAGGGCTGATGCTGATGAAACTCACCTATTATGAGGGGACAAATATGGCGCAGGCAGCTTCAGAATTAAGTGCACTGTCTAATCGTGCGCAGGCAATTTTTCCGCCCGGGTCCCAACCGCCCTTTATCATTCGATTTGATGCTTCTTCACTGCCTATCGGGCAACTGGTATTAAGCAGCCCGACCCGCAGTAATAATGAATTGCAGGATTTAGCGAATACTTATGTACGTGCTTCCTTTACTGCTATCCCTGGATTACTGGCGCCTGCACCTTTCGGAGGTAGTCCGCGTACGGTAGAGATTAATGTTAATCCAGGTTTGATGCGATCACACAACCTTACCGTTGAACAGATTGTAAGTGCTATCAGTACAAATAACCAGACTGCTCCATCAGGAAATGTGCGTATCGGAGACAAAAATTATATTACGCCTACTAATTATACGATTAAAAATATCAAGGATTTTGAGGATATCCCGTTATTTAAGGGTGGGGTTCAGAATCTTTATCTGCGTGATGTTGCGAGTGTAAAAGATGGTGCTGATATCACAAATGGTTATGCACTGATTAATGGTAAACGTTCAGTTTATCTGAGTATTGCCAAATCGGGGGATGCCTCAACCTGGGATGTAGTAAAGAATCTGAAAGCTAATCTGCCGAAAATTCAGAATACGCTGCCTGAAGATGTAAAACTGTCTTATGAATTTGATCAGTCCGTATCTGTAATTAATGCTGTAGAAAGTTTAATCAGTGAAGGAGCTATAGGAGCTATTCTGACTGGTTTAATGGTATTGTTGTTTTTGGGAGATAAAAGGGCTGCATTAATTGTGATCCTGACTATTCCAACTTCGATTATTGCAGGGGTATTATTCCTGAAATTATTTGGTCAGACTATAAATATTATGTCTCTTTCGGGGCTGGCACTTGCAATTGGTATTCTCGTAGACGAATCTACGGTAACTATAGAGAATATTCACCAGCATTTTGATATGGGTAAGCCTAAAGCACTTGCGATATGGGATGCCTGTAAAGAGATCGCTTTCCCGAAATTGCTGATTCTGCTATGTATTCTGGCTGTATTTGCACCTGCATTTACCATGACGGGAATACCGGGAGCATTATTTTTGCCTTTAGCACTGGCTATTGGATTTTCAATGATCATTTCTTTTTTACTCTCCCAGACCTTTGTGCCTATACTGGCCAACTGGTTAATGGTGGCACATCCGCATCCGCATAAAAAAACTGATCCTGCAATTACTGATGACGAAGATGCTTTTAATCAGACTGGGCTGACGCTTGAATCTGAGCAGGAAACATTGAATCAGAAAAAGATTCTGGTAGAGAGAGAAGGTTATAATGAAGATGGAAAGGTGACCTTGTTTGATAAATTCAGAAACAGGTTTATGCGTTTTATTGACCGGTTATTTTTGGTTCGTAAACCTGTGGTTATAGTTTACCTGGTAGTAGTGATTTGCTCGGCAGTTTTGTTGTTATCAAATATTGGCCGGGATGTATTGCCCAAGGTGAATTCAAGCCAGTTTCAGCTGAGGATGAGGGCTCCGGATGGTACACGTCTGGAAAGAACGGAAGAAAAAGCAAATATGATTCTTAAGGTACTGAAAAAACTCGTTGGACCTGAGCATGTAGGCATCACTTCTGTTTATGTAGGGCAACACCCGGCTCTGTTTTCTGTGAATCCGATTTATCTGTTCATGGGTGGGCCCCATGAGGCTGTTTTCCAAATTGCACTGAAAGACTACCATGTCAATATGGATGAGCTTAAAGATAAATTGCGTGATGAGGTTAAAAAGCAAAGTCCGGATTTGAAATTGTCATTTGAGCCTATTGAATTAACTGATAAAGTACTGAGTCAGGGTTCTCCGACTCCTGTTGAAGTCAGAATAGCAGGTAAAAACAAAAAGATAAATGAAGAATATGCAGGCAAAGTTGCTGCTGAACTAAAGAAAATCAATTACATGAGAGATGTGCAGATTGCACAGCCGATAAAATATCCTTCCTTAAATATTAATATTGACAGGGTAAGGGCAGCGCAGCTGGGGGTTGATTTAAGTGATATATCGAAATCACTGGTTGCTTCGACTTCGTCTTCGAGATACACAGATAAAAATAACTGGGTAGACGAAAAAATTGGCTTGTCATATGGTGTACAGGTACAGGTGCCATTAAACCAGATGAACAGTAAAGATGATCTGGGAGAAATTCCCTTGCTCAGAAATAATAGCAGACCTGTATTAAGTGATGTGGCGACTATTAAGCCGGATACTACTTATGGTGAAAATGATAATCTTGGAGCAACTCCATATCTTTCTGTGACCGCGAATCTGAATGATAAGGATCTGGGTTCTGCAAATAAAGATGTTGCCCTGGCTATAAAAAATGTAGGGGAACTGCCAAGAGGAGTTATTGTGGAACAAATAGGACTTGGAAAAGTTCTGGACGAGACTTTAAGTAGTTTACAGAATGGTTTACTGGTTGCTATTGTAGTGATTTTCCTGATGTTGTCAGCTAATTTCCAGTCTTTCAGGGTACCTCTGGTAATTCTTGCTACAGTTCCGGCTGTTGTGCTGGGGGCATTGCTCTTGTTGAAACTTACCGGTTCAACACTTAATTTACAGTCTTATATGGGAATTATCATGTCTGTCGGTGTGTCTATTGCCAATGCTGTATTATTGATCACCAATGCTGAAGAGTTGAGAAAACATAATGGTAATGCACTGGAATCAGCGAGAGAAGCTGCCGGATTACGTCTTCGTCCTATTATTATGACCAGTGTGGCGATGGTGGCAGGTATGCTTCCTATGGCAATTGGACATGGAGAAGGAGGGGACCAGGTATCCCCTCTGGGAAGAGCAGTAATTGGTGGATTAATAGCGTCAACTTTTGCCGTATTAATTATCTTGCCTATGGTGTTTGCATGGGTGCAGGGAAAAGTTTCCACGCAATCCTTATCGTTAGATCCGGAAGACGAAGAAAGCGTGCATTTTATTAAAGGATTAAAAGAAAAGTAATCAAATCACGGTGTTAAAAACACGATAAATAAAAAAATTGAACAGGTACATAGACTATCATATAATGAACAAAAAAATATTTAGCCGGACTTCCCTTTTTCTAAGCAGTATCGCATTGACAGCTCTGATAAGCAGTTGCCATCACGAGGAGAAGAAAGAAAATAATGCTGCTGAAAAAAAGCCTGAGATTAAGACTTTTGTTTTGAGTAAAGAAAAAATGGCCACTTCTTTGAAGATACCTGGTGAGCTGATTGCTTATCAGCAGGTTGATCTTTATGCAAAGGTCAGCAGTTTTGTAAAAACTTTAAAAGCGGATATCGGTTCAGAAGTTAAACAAGGTCAGCTGTTGATGACACTTGAAGCTCCCGAACTGACTTCACAGCTGGCAGCAGCAGATTCCCGTCTTAAATCTCAGGAAGCTGTTTATACGGCCAGCAAAGCAAATTATGAACGTTTGTTTGAAACGAGCAAAACACCTGGTACTATATCAAAAAATGATCTGGATCAGGCTATTGCAAAAAGGAATTCTGATCTGGCACAGTTTAATGCAGCAAAAGCTTCTTATAAAGAAGTTGGCTCTATTCAGAATTATCTCGAGATCAGAGCTCCGTTTGATGGTATCGTTTCTTCCAGAAATGTAAATCTGGGTGCCTATGTAGGGCCTTCGGGCAAAGGATCTGAATTCCCGTTATTTACGATACAACAGCAAAAACATTTGCGTCTGGTCATCTCTGTTCCTGAACTGTATACTGGTTATCTGAAAGAAGGAGATGAAGTAACTTTCACGGTAAAATCGCAGCCTGATCTATTGTTCACTGCTAAAGTTAAAAGGTTATCTGGTGCACTGGACCAGCGATTACGTTCTGAAAGAGTAGAAATGGATGTTCCCAATCTGACTAAAAAGCTTTTACCGGGGATGGTAGCAGATGTTTCTATGCCGCTTCCTGCAAATGCAAGTACTTTTACTGTACCAAAAACAGCTATAGTTGATAGTGCAGAGGGGGTATATGTGATTCGTTCGAAAGATGGAAAAGCAGAAAAATTAAGCGTTAAAAAGGGAAGGGAAGCTGATGACAGAATAGAGATATTCGGGGATATTAAAGAAGGAGATATCCTGGTTAGTCAGGCGAATGAAGAAATTCATGCCGGTGATGTTATCAAACCATAATATTACACAAAAAATATAGGGACATCTTAAAATTTATGCAATTTTAATGCGTGAAAAAAAGTATGTCCCTTCAGGAATTTTATGAGATGTTTGCTGTCAACAGACCAGATGTCATCATTCCAAATCCTATACTTGATGCACATACAG
This portion of the Pedobacter lusitanus genome encodes:
- a CDS encoding TolC family protein yields the protein MPRVSFSTILFSSFLCTAVSATAQTLNMKDAVNAAITNYGTIKAKDNYVSASKQTVEQARREYLPNFTLAAQQDYGTINGQNGPLSALGGLSTASSGPALARQNWNAAFGALYLSNINWDFFSFGRIREKIKVSKEILKRDKNDLNQEIFQHEVRVSAAYLNLLAAQRLTRSQQKNLERAVVFKNNAALRAKNGLIAGVDSSLAVAEVSNARIALTKAIDLEQEQANKLGILMGVTATAFKVDTALINHVPQSILRTDTNVNFKEHPLLKYYRNRIDVSNQQLNYYKKLAYPTFSFIGVFQGRGSGFDTNYPNDLNAYSHSYGDGINPTRGNYLFGVGLTWNLTTILRNSPQVKAQRYISSGLENEYELIDQQLHAQLLLAESKIKNAMDNYNEAPVQVKAASEAYLQKSTLYKNGLTTIVDLTQALYALNRAETDRDIAYTNVWQALLLKSAATGDYNLFINEF
- a CDS encoding efflux RND transporter permease subunit, with the translated sequence MNLIRFALRKPISIMVFVAGLLFFGISSMTSIKVDILPQMNLPVIYIAHPFGGYTPTQMESYFAKNYVNVLLFANGIKSIETKNTQGLMLMKLTYYEGTNMAQAASELSALSNRAQAIFPPGSQPPFIIRFDASSLPIGQLVLSSPTRSNNELQDLANTYVRASFTAIPGLLAPAPFGGSPRTVEINVNPGLMRSHNLTVEQIVSAISTNNQTAPSGNVRIGDKNYITPTNYTIKNIKDFEDIPLFKGGVQNLYLRDVASVKDGADITNGYALINGKRSVYLSIAKSGDASTWDVVKNLKANLPKIQNTLPEDVKLSYEFDQSVSVINAVESLISEGAIGAILTGLMVLLFLGDKRAALIVILTIPTSIIAGVLFLKLFGQTINIMSLSGLALAIGILVDESTVTIENIHQHFDMGKPKALAIWDACKEIAFPKLLILLCILAVFAPAFTMTGIPGALFLPLALAIGFSMIISFLLSQTFVPILANWLMVAHPHPHKKTDPAITDDEDAFNQTGLTLESEQETLNQKKILVEREGYNEDGKVTLFDKFRNRFMRFIDRLFLVRKPVVIVYLVVVICSAVLLLSNIGRDVLPKVNSSQFQLRMRAPDGTRLERTEEKANMILKVLKKLVGPEHVGITSVYVGQHPALFSVNPIYLFMGGPHEAVFQIALKDYHVNMDELKDKLRDEVKKQSPDLKLSFEPIELTDKVLSQGSPTPVEVRIAGKNKKINEEYAGKVAAELKKINYMRDVQIAQPIKYPSLNINIDRVRAAQLGVDLSDISKSLVASTSSSRYTDKNNWVDEKIGLSYGVQVQVPLNQMNSKDDLGEIPLLRNNSRPVLSDVATIKPDTTYGENDNLGATPYLSVTANLNDKDLGSANKDVALAIKNVGELPRGVIVEQIGLGKVLDETLSSLQNGLLVAIVVIFLMLSANFQSFRVPLVILATVPAVVLGALLLLKLTGSTLNLQSYMGIIMSVGVSIANAVLLITNAEELRKHNGNALESAREAAGLRLRPIIMTSVAMVAGMLPMAIGHGEGGDQVSPLGRAVIGGLIASTFAVLIILPMVFAWVQGKVSTQSLSLDPEDEESVHFIKGLKEK
- a CDS encoding efflux RND transporter periplasmic adaptor subunit; amino-acid sequence: MNKKIFSRTSLFLSSIALTALISSCHHEEKKENNAAEKKPEIKTFVLSKEKMATSLKIPGELIAYQQVDLYAKVSSFVKTLKADIGSEVKQGQLLMTLEAPELTSQLAAADSRLKSQEAVYTASKANYERLFETSKTPGTISKNDLDQAIAKRNSDLAQFNAAKASYKEVGSIQNYLEIRAPFDGIVSSRNVNLGAYVGPSGKGSEFPLFTIQQQKHLRLVISVPELYTGYLKEGDEVTFTVKSQPDLLFTAKVKRLSGALDQRLRSERVEMDVPNLTKKLLPGMVADVSMPLPANASTFTVPKTAIVDSAEGVYVIRSKDGKAEKLSVKKGREADDRIEIFGDIKEGDILVSQANEEIHAGDVIKP